A genomic region of Caenorhabditis elegans chromosome V contains the following coding sequences:
- the C25F9.8 gene encoding CW domain-containing protein (Confirmed by transcript evidence), which produces MACRKGQMKVFLFILHFLFLQEVTGCSVIRKNPDLGNCNCNSNIKLFTQEDIRNNAGGKYLGDHRAWSPIVEAQDDCSVTVTCKPVPGVSSFFTVLFRGYGPPIYINRVVANETTFVERPQPRSINTFECKWYSGAYEWFYFDEHVRHAAFACVADSNSCACPQIAYKALDVLIENLIPSASDQCGFLRASCPNKDEVPYLRSPHTLPIQSGNGRHVWVSDWRRFEDLLCVKNGTTFDWYFGNLKLEGQITVECDSNRAIFQADAAAPCGVFKDIEHIDDLYQNKIGYFADAEFGINYWIPSDEFEMKCDDGYRPVVFSPNNDPIESPSLIRCA; this is translated from the exons ATGGCCTGTCGCAAAGGCCAAATGAAAGTATTTTTGTTCAtccttcattttctttttttgcaagaagTTACTGGCTGCAGTGTGATTCGCAAAAATCCCGACCTAGGAAACTGTAATTGCAATTCAAACATCAAACTATTCACCCAAGAAGACATCCGTAACAATGCTGGAGGAAAGTATTTGGGTGATCATCGAGCCTGGAGCCCGATAGTTGAAGCTCAGGATGATTGCTCAGTGACGGTTACGTGCAAGCCAGTACCTGGAGTCAGCTCATTCTTTACTGTGCTCTTCAGAGGTTATGGACCTCCGATTTAC ATTAATCGAGTCGTGGCTAACGAAACCACGTTTGTCGAGCGACCTCAACCCAGATCGATAAATACGTTTGAGTGCAAATGGTACAGTGGAGCATATGAATGGTTCTATTTTGACGAGCATGTTCGACATGCTGCATTTGCCTGTGTCGCTGATTCGAACAGCTGTGCTTGCCCGCAAATCGCATACAAAGCATTAGATGTGCTCATCGAGAACCTAATACCATCGGCCAGTGACCAGTGTGGTTTTCTGAGAGCATCATGCCCGAACAAAGATGAAGTTCCATATTTGCGCAGTCCTCACACACTTCCAATACAAAGTGGAAACGGCAGACATGTGTGGGTATCAGATTGGCGTCGTTTCGAAGATCTACTATGCGTGAAGAATGGCACAACTTTTGACTGGTATTTCGGGAATTTGAAGCTGGAAGGGCAGATAACGGTGGAGTGTGATTCTAATAGAGCAATTTTCCAAGCTGATGCAGCCGCGCCATGTGGAGTCTTCAAAGATATTGAACACATAGACGACTTGTACCAAAATAAAATAGGATATTTTGCCGACGCGGAATTCGGTATAAATTATTGGATACCGAGCgatgaatttgaaatgaaatgtgACGATGGGTATCGCCCAGTTGTGTTCAGTCCGAACAATGATCCTATTGAG TCTCCATCGCTTATTAGGTGTGCTTAA
- the C25F9.13 gene encoding G-protein coupled receptors family 1 profile domain-containing protein (Partially confirmed by transcript evidence), translating to MSNFSKNIIKTAEVCAIFAAKLQIFISYFGVFLNILHFIILCNKKLRYQSVNVLLIGIAISDFLFLIFYFDGGTRDFLQAGVPYECRPPKSLLLVYWTQILQAFRDIFQRVSAYLGMFLALLRYLVMKYGTIRKTFLSLIDCWKLFVLLILISSLITCFLNLKLSIVPSTKWRPPSSCTMYPANSTFPGYGTIQTDFYKLLPPISYIYFNDNNLFFGRNSMGYC from the exons aTGTcgaatttctctaaaaatatcattaaaacAGCGGAAGTTTGTGCAATTTTCGCAgcaaaattgcagattttcatAAGTTATTTCGgagtttttctaaatattttacattttatcATATTATGCAATAAGAAACTGAGATATCAATCTGTAAATGTACTGTTGATTGGAATTGCTattagtgattttttgttcctaattttctattttgatGGGGGTACACGGGACTTTTTACAAGCCGGGGTGCCTTATGAGTG ccgcCCACCAAAATCACTACTTCTAGTCTACTGGACTCAAATCCTTCAAGCCTTCAGAGACATTTTCCAGAGAGTTTCAGCATATCTTGGGATGTTTCTTGCCCTCTTACGGTATCTGGTGATGAAGTACGGTACCATTAGGAAGACATTTCTAAGCCTAATAGATTGttggaaattatttgttttgctAATATTGATTAGCTCCCTGATTACttgctttttaaatttaaaattatcaattgtGCCCAGCACAAAATGGCGGCCGCCGAGCAG CTGCACCATGTACCCCGCCAATTCAACTTTTCCCGGTTATGGAACTATTCAAACTGACTTCTACAAGCTTTTACCTCCGATttcctacatttattttaatgaCAATAACctattttttggcagaaacTCCATGGGCTATTGTTAA
- the srw-86 gene encoding PH domain-containing protein (Confirmed by transcript evidence): MLTFEFNNKESRFADLGEARDWLEKLEEEIALIMGMQEHCSRPTLTPKESAKNKAVVNYSAATLATLQRKKSEFEIFLKNAEDTLATVSSP; the protein is encoded by the exons ATGCTGACATTCGAATTTAACAACAAAGAGAGTCGTTTCGCCGATTTGGGAGAAGCAAGAGATTGGCTCGAAAAGCTCGAAGAAGAAATTGCATTGATCATGGGTATGCAAGAACATTGCTCCAGACCGACCCTTACCCCGAAAGAAAGCGCTAAAAATAAAGCCGTGGTGAATTATAGTGCGGCAACCCTTGCGACTCTTCAACGTAAAAAATCtgagtttgaaatatttttgaaaaatgctgagGATA CATTGGCCACCGTTTCCTCTCCATGA
- the C25F9.12 gene encoding PH domain-containing protein (Confirmed by transcript evidence), which produces MKLTPDGMVRNFANLEAARDWIRMRIEELEDEISFSMLSQASCSRPARTTAESSFNEATVNSYASSTAALQREKSKLERIVALVEYDLAAARSP; this is translated from the exons atgaaactcACACCAGACGGCATGGTTCgtaattttgccaatttggaAGCAGCAAGAGATTGGATTAGGATGCGAATCGAAGAGCTTGAAGATGAAATTTCTTTCAGCATGCTTTCGCAAGCAAGTTGCTCCAGACCGGCCCGTACCACGGCAGAAAGCAGTTTTAATGAAGCTACGGTGAACAGTTACGCGTCAAGTACTGCGGCTCTTCAGCgtgaaaaatctaaacttgAAAGAATTGTGGCACTCGTAGAATATG ATTTGGCCGCCGCTCGCTCTCCATGA
- the C25F9.6 gene encoding Rubis-subs-bind domain-containing protein (Confirmed by transcript evidence), whose amino-acid sequence MLTFIFDDIDLDFAFSRGLLEKLEEEIALIMGMQEHYSRPTLTPEERAANEDVVNYCAANLATLQRRKSRVETFLKNAEETLATVLSS is encoded by the exons ATGCTGACATTCATTTTTGACGACATAGATCTTGATTTTGCCTTTTCAAGAGGTTTGCTCGAAAAGCTCGAAGAAGAAATTGCATTGATCATGGGTATGCAAGAACATTACTCCAGACCGACCCTTACCCCGGAAGAACGCGCTGCAAATGAAGACGTGGTGAACTATTGTGCGGCAAACCTTGCGACTCTTCAACGTAGAAAATCTAGggtggaaacatttttgaaaaatgcagagGAAA ctttggCCACCGTTCTCTCTTCATAA